In the genome of Myxococcus stipitatus, one region contains:
- a CDS encoding TadE family protein — protein METAVVLPLFVFLILGVLQLGLMHQARLLTKYAAYKAVRTGSLRSASVSEMEHAAVAVMLPMLGKRSSGAGSIEYVRSVGSGQEFATKWNELKNNQMAETDLKNVEVTICGPTQEDVGSGGGELDFDDPSVATSGDWRQSMRTKLRVQVTFNYRLVIPFADWVIYQAARGREIGMHLRMGKVKAAEQAKVSKRKFGSKNKGENPYESAASRGIYIAPIRATYTMRMQSNLVADDDIPARNECIFPFAY, from the coding sequence GTGGAGACCGCGGTTGTCCTGCCGCTCTTCGTGTTTCTCATTCTGGGCGTGCTTCAGCTGGGCCTGATGCACCAGGCGCGGCTGCTGACGAAGTACGCCGCATACAAAGCGGTCCGCACCGGTTCGCTTCGCAGCGCCAGCGTCTCGGAGATGGAGCATGCCGCGGTCGCGGTGATGCTGCCGATGCTGGGCAAGCGCTCATCCGGCGCGGGGAGCATCGAGTACGTCCGTTCGGTCGGCAGCGGGCAGGAGTTCGCGACGAAGTGGAATGAGCTGAAGAACAACCAGATGGCGGAGACGGACCTGAAGAACGTGGAGGTCACCATCTGCGGACCGACGCAGGAAGACGTCGGGAGTGGTGGGGGGGAGCTCGACTTCGACGACCCGAGTGTCGCCACCTCGGGGGACTGGCGTCAGAGCATGCGCACGAAGCTGCGCGTCCAGGTGACGTTCAACTACCGGCTCGTCATCCCCTTCGCGGACTGGGTCATCTACCAGGCGGCGCGTGGCCGCGAGATTGGGATGCACCTGCGCATGGGGAAGGTGAAGGCGGCCGAGCAGGCCAAGGTGTCCAAGCGCAAGTTCGGAAGCAAGAACAAGGGGGAGAACCCCTACGAGAGCGCGGCGTCGAGGGGCATCTACATCGCGCCCATCCGCGCCACGTACACCATGCGGATGCAGTCGAATCTGGTGGCCGACGACGACATCCCCGCGAGGAACGAATGCATCTTCCCGTTCGCCTACTGA